The following proteins are co-located in the Silene latifolia isolate original U9 population chromosome 1, ASM4854445v1, whole genome shotgun sequence genome:
- the LOC141611224 gene encoding putative germin-like protein 2-1, protein MAALNMISYIFLAMLLHVAYATDPTQLQDFCVGEADPAKGLFVNGMLCKNPMGVTLDDFIFHGILTPKSTNNAQGSAVTTVSATQLPGLNTLGISMARVDFGPFGLNPPHIHPRGTEVQTVLEGTLYVGFVTSNQPNGGNKFLTKMITKGDIVVFPQGLIHFEFNIGNTPAVSLVSFSSQNPGVITIANATFGSQPPISVDVLSKAFQLDPSIVKYLQSKF, encoded by the exons ATGGCTGCTCTTAACATGATTTCCTACATATTTCTGGCTATGCTTTTACATGTAGCTTATGCTACCGATCCGACTCAACTTCAAGACTTTTGTGTTGGAGAAGCTGATCCTGCTAAAGGAT TGTTCGTGAATGGAATGTTGTGCAAGAATCCAATGGGAGTGACGCTAGACGATTTCATTTTCCATGGAATACTTACACCAAAGAGCACCAACAATGCACAGGGGTCAGCGGTTACTACAGTTAGCGCAACACAGCTGCCAGGGCTTAACACACTTGGGATATCGATGGCCCGAGTCGACTTTGGACCTTTTGGACTGAATCCTCCACATATACATCCTCGTGGGACCGAGGTACAAACCGTTTTGGAAGGAACCCTGTATGTTGGTTTCGTGACATCTAACCAGCCGAATGGTGGAAACAAGTTCTTGACTAAGATGATTACGAAAGGAGATATAGTTGTTTTCCCACAAGGGCTCATCCATTTTGAGTTCAATATTGGTAACACACCTGCTGTCTCTTTGGTTTCTTTCAGCAGCCAAAATCCAGGTGTTATCACCATTGCTAATGCAACATTCGGGTCCCAACCTCCTATTTCCGTCGATGTTCTAAGCAAGGCCTTCCAGTTGGATCCTTCTATTGTTAAATACCTTCAATCCAAATTTTAG
- the LOC141586893 gene encoding uncharacterized protein LOC141586893, with the protein MPLCQSQIKDEVFWPYTRDGEYSVKSGYGLIFQKFFHKKGSAKDKKRVSEMGKNFCKSRLWNLPGPNNWKILVWKIITGTLPVGKEFEKRRIGENFECKLCSHSQDHVETAQHVFRDCSVSARVWAGSDLGIRTEGSEMVDIGEWIINWVRYLDKLQEGEQRVLRFLATLWGLWTLQNKMVFEGSLLPEQVLFQSIAMSIDNSLSGFRLQAKRNTNRQFPTDLQEEVLSQYNLAIKNGHPVLIIGNYHLCRTTRVKVDASWDKNFNAAIGWVGYDSNGMVVTKEGRKMRAESPLQAEALGILEVLKWAEGRAILHLEVASDCLQLITQIAGLERASHSIKGILRDCNKYYASFHCLGFYYIPRHLNTVAHDVARHAMRL; encoded by the coding sequence ATGCCACTATGTCAATCGCAGATTAAAGATGAGGTTTTTTGGCCGTACACAAGGGATGGAGAGTATTCTGTTAAGAGCGGTTATGGATTAATTTTCCAGAAGTTTTTCCACAAAAAAGGATCTGCTAAagataagaaaagggtaagtgagATGGGGAAAAACTTCTGCAAATCACGTTTATGGAACCTACCGGGTCCAAACAACTGGAAGATCCTCGTTTGGAAAATTATTACAGGTACCCTACCTGTGGGTAAGGagtttgaaaaacgaaggattgggGAGAATTTTGAGTGTAAATTGTGCAGTCATAGCCAAGATCACGTGGAAACGGCCCAACATGTTTTCAGGGATTGTAGCGTGTCTGCTAGGGTATGGGCGGGTTCCGATTTAGGAATCCGAACGGAGGGATCGGAAATGGTCGATATTGGAGAATGGATTATTAACTGGGTCCGGTACCTTGATAAACTTCAGGAGGGGGAGCAGAGAGTACTTAGATTCTTAGCCACGCTCTGGGGTTTATGGACACTTCAGAATAAAATGGTTTTTGAAGGGTCCTTACTCCCTGAACAGGTCCTTTTCCAGTCCATTGCGATGAGTATAGACAACAGTCTTAGTGGTTTTCGATTACAAGCGAAGAGGAATACGAATAGGCAATTCCCTACTGACTTGCAGGAAGAAGTGCTCTCACAATATAACTTGGCGATTAAGAATGGTCACCCAGTACTCATTATTGGAAACTACCATCTTTGCCGAACTACACGGGTAAAGGTGGACGCTAGCTGGGACAAAAACTTCAATGCAGCTATAGGATGGGTGGGATATGACAGCAATGGTATGGTCGTGACAAAGGAAGGCAGGAAAATGCGGGCGGAATCTCCGTTGCAGGCAGAGGCATTGGGTATATTGGAAGTCTTAAAATGGGCGGAAGGAAGGGCTATTCTTCACTTGGAAGTGGCGTCTGATTGCCTACAATTGATCACGCAAATTGCAGGATTAGAAAGAGCAAGCCATTCTATTAAGGGCATTCTGCGAGATTGTAATAAGTATTATGCATCTTTTCACTGTTTAGGTTTCTATTATATTCCTAGGCACCTTAATACAGTAGCGCATGACGTAGCCCGTCATGCAATGAGATTGTAA
- the LOC141611235 gene encoding putative UDP-N-acetylglucosamine--peptide N-acetylglucosaminyltransferase SPINDLY: protein MENVVDSILKKEPPVENGFLKASVENGGPSCNGAVQKEVLNVKDALSYGNILRTRNKFAEALAIYDGVLDKDKENIEALIGKGICLQMQNQGRLAFESFSEAIRLDPQNACALTHCGILFKDDSRLVDAAESYQKALRADPSYKPAAECLAIVLTDIGTSLKLAGNSQEGIQKYYEALKVDPHYAPAYYNLGVVYSEMMQYDTALTCYEKAALERPMYAEAYCNMGVIYKNRGDLESAIACYERCLAVSPNFEIAKNNMAIALTDLGTKVKLEGEIEQGVAYYKKALYYNWHYADAMYNLGVAYGEMLRFENAIVFYELAFHFNPHCAEACNNLGVIYKDRENLDKAVECYQMALSIKPNFSQSLNNLGVVFTVQGKMDAAASMIEKAIIANPTYAEAYNNLGVLYRDAGDISRAIEAYEQCLRIDPDSRNAGQNRLLAMNYINEGDDDKLYEAHRDWGQRFMRLYSQYTSWDNPKDPERPLIVGYVSPDFFTHSVSYFIEAPLAHHNYANCKVIVYSAVVKADAKTLRFREKVVKRGGIWRDIYGVDEKKVAQMVREDKVDILVELTGHTANNKLGTMACRPAPLQVTWIGYPNTTGLPTIDYRITDALADPSCTRQKHVEELVRLPNSFLCYTPSPEAGPISESPALGNGFVTFGSFNNLAKITPKVLRVWAKILCAVPNSRLVVKCKPFCCDSIRHRFLSTLEQLGVEPVRVDLLPLILLNHDHMQAYALMDISLDTFPYAGTTTTCESLYMGVPCVTMAGNVHAHNVGVSLLKNVGLGNLVAKTEDEYIDLAIQLASDMTALSKLRMTMRDLMANSPVCDGANFTLGLEEIYRNIWRRYCKGDVPSLKFMEMLQKQHDAISQEAGVVPDEVVTLKDESPVKINGFDPLPPPTMSLATTEEL from the exons ATGGAGAACGTAGTTGATAGTATTTTGAAGAAGGAACCTCCTGTGGAAAATGGTTTTCTGAAAGCATCCGTGGAAAATGGTGGTCCAAGCTGCAATGGTGCTGTGCAAAAGGAGGTACTTAATGTGAAGGATGCTCTCTCCTACGGCAACATTCTGCGTACCAGAAATAAATTTGCAGAGGCACTTGCCATTTATGATGGCGTCTTGGACAAGGACAAAGAAAACATAGAAGCTCTAATAGGCAAAGGAATTTGCTTGCAGATGCAAAATCAAGGGAGACTTGCTTTTGAGAGTTTTTCTGAGGCCATAAGGCTTGATCCTCAGAATGCGTGTGCTCTCACACACTGTGGTATCCTATTTAAGGATGATAGTCGACTTGTCGATGCAGCTGAG TCTTATCAGAAGGCTCTGAGAGCTGATCCATCATATAAACCAGCTGCTGAATGTTTAGCAATTGTGCTAACGGATATTGGGACCAGTTTAAAACTCGCTGGGAATTCTCAAGAGGGGATACAGAAATACTATGAAGCCCTTAAAGTAGATCCACATTATGCT CCTGCATACTATAACCTCGGAGTTGTCTATTCTGAAATGATGCAATATGACACGGCTCTCACTTGTTATGAGAAGGCAGCTCTAGAGAGGCCCATGTATGCTGAAGCGTATTGTAACATGGGAGTCATATACAAAAACAGAGGGGACTTGGAGTCTGCTATTGCATGTTATGAGAG GTGTTTAGCAGTGTCTCCAAATTTTGAGATTGCTAAGAATAACATGGCAATAGCTTTGACAGATTTGGGAACAAAG GTCAAACTAGAGGGAGAAATTGAGCAAGGTGTAGCATACTATAAAAAGGCGCTGTATTACAATTGGCATTATGCTGATGCAATGTATAACTTGGGCGTAGCTTATGGTGAAATGCTGAGGTTTGAGAAT GCAATTGTTTTTTATGAACTTGCTTTCCATTTCAATCCTCATTGCGCAGAAGCATGCAACAACCTGGGGGTTATTTACAAAGATCGAGAAAATCTTGATAAAGCTGTGGAATGCTACCAG ATGGCTTTGTCGATTAAACCAAACTTCTCGCAGTCTCTGAATAATCTTGGTGTTGTCTTCACAGTCCAG GGAAAAATGGACGCTGCTGCTAGCATGATTGAGAAAGCTATAATTGCAAATCCTACATATGCGGAAGCTTATAATAACTTAG GAGTGCTATATAGAGATGCTGGGGACATATCACGCGCTATTGAAGCTTATGAACAATGTCTCAGGATAGATCCTGATTCACGGAATGCAGGGCAG AATCGTTTACTAGCTATGAACTACATAAATGAAGGGGATGATGACAAATTATATGAGGCTCACAG AGACTGGGGCCAACGTTTCATGAGGCTGTATTCACAGTACACATCTTGGGACAACCCAAAAGATCCAGAGAGGCCTCTCATTGTTGGATATGTGTCCCCTGATTTTTTCACCCATTCTGTATCATATTTCATTGAAGCACCACTAGCTCACCATAACTATGCAAACTGCAAAGTGATTGTTTATTCAGCAGTCGTGAAG GCAGATGCGAAAACATTGAGATTCAGAGAAAAAGTCGTAAAAAGGGGTGGGATCTGGCGAGATATATACGGCGTAGATGAAAAGAAGGTTGCTCAAATGGTTAGAGAAGACAAGGTTGACATTTTGGTAGAACTTACTGGGCATACTGCCAACAATAAACTGGGGACAATGGCATGTCGACCTGCTCCACTGCAG GTGACTTGGATTGGCTACCCTAATACAACTGGTTTACCAACAATTGACTACAGAATTACTGATGCACTAGCTGATCCTTCCTGTACCAGACAGAA GCATGTTGAAGAGTTAGTTCGATTACCAAATTCGTTCCTTTGTTACACACCTTCACCAGAGGCTGGTCCTATATCTGAATCTCCAGCTTTGGGAAATGGCTTCGTTACTTTTGGCAGCTTTAATAATTTAGCAAAG ATAACGCCTAAAGTCTTGCGAGTCTGGGCAAAAATTTTGTGTGCTGTACCAAACTCACGTTTGGTTGTAAAGTGCAAGCCTTTCTGCTGTGACAGTATAAGACATAGATTTCTTTCAACATTAGAGCAGTTGGGAGTGGAACCTGTGCGTGTCGATCTTTTACCGTTGATTCTCTTGAATCATGATCACATGCAAGCATATGCGCTTATGGACATAAG CTTGGACACTTTTCCATATGCTGGAACAACCACAACATGTGAATCACTCTACATGGGAGTTCCGTGTGTAACCATGGCTGGTAATGTGCATGCTCATAATGTTGGCGTTAGTCTCCTCAAAAACGTTG GGTTAGGCAATTTAGTGGCCAAGACTGAAGACGAATACATTGACCTGGCAATTCAATTAGCATCAGACATGACAGCCTTGTCAAAGTTGAGGATGACAATGCGAGATCTGATGGCTAACTCGCCAGTGTGTGATGGAGCGAATTTCACTCTAGGTTTGGAAGAAATATACCGAAATATTTGGCGTAGATACTGCAAAGGTGACGTTCCATCTTTGAAATTCATGGAAATGTTACAAAAGCAACATGACGCCATTTCTCAAGAGGCAGGTGTTGTGCCAGACGAAGTTGTAACGTTAAAAGATGAATCACCTGTCAAGATCAATGGATTCGACCCACTTCCACCACCGACTATGAGCCTTGCTACCACCGAGGAGCTTTGA